From Buchnera aphidicola (Mindarus keteleerifoliae), the proteins below share one genomic window:
- the nuoH gene encoding NADH-quinone oxidoreductase subunit NuoH — MNRNFIMLKTIILLLLTISFSASLSVIERRLLGLFQNRYGPNRVGWQGSLQLIADMIKIFFKEDWIPPFSNKIIFVLAPIISFSSLLIIVPIIPITKELLIIDINIGILFFLMMASLSVYSILFAGWSSNNKYALLGALRASAQTLSYEIFLGLSLMGVVLRAGSFNILDILNSQKQVWNIVPQFFGFIAFFISSLGISHRHPFDQPESEQELADGYHLEYSGIKFGLFFIGEYISITTLSGLMTVIFLGGFYGPFFPSVIWFLIKMICLIFLFILIRASLPRPRYDQMISFGWRWCFPVTLLNLLGTSIWLIC, encoded by the coding sequence ATGAATAGGAATTTTATTATGCTTAAAACCATAATTTTGTTATTATTGACAATTTCGTTTTCTGCTTCATTAAGTGTAATAGAAAGAAGATTATTAGGATTGTTTCAAAATCGTTATGGTCCAAATAGAGTAGGTTGGCAGGGATCGCTTCAACTAATAGCTGATATGATTAAAATTTTTTTTAAGGAAGATTGGATTCCGCCTTTTAGTAATAAAATAATATTTGTATTAGCTCCTATTATTTCATTTTCTTCTTTGTTAATAATAGTTCCTATTATACCTATAACTAAGGAATTATTAATAATAGATATTAATATTGGTATCTTGTTTTTTTTAATGATGGCTAGTTTATCAGTTTATTCTATATTGTTTGCCGGATGGTCTAGTAATAATAAATATGCTCTATTAGGTGCTTTACGTGCTTCAGCTCAAACATTAAGTTATGAGATTTTTTTAGGATTATCTTTAATGGGAGTTGTTCTTCGTGCTGGATCTTTTAATATTCTTGATATTTTAAATAGTCAAAAACAAGTATGGAATATTGTACCTCAATTTTTTGGTTTTATAGCTTTTTTTATTTCTAGTTTGGGAATTTCTCATAGACATCCATTTGATCAACCAGAATCTGAACAAGAATTAGCAGATGGTTATCATCTTGAATATTCAGGAATAAAATTTGGGTTATTTTTTATAGGAGAATATATTTCAATAACAACGTTATCTGGCTTAATGACTGTTATATTTTTAGGAGGATTTTATGGTCCATTTTTTCCTTCTGTTATATGGTTTTTAATTAAAATGATTTGTTTAATATTTCTTTTTATTTTAATACGAGCTTCTTTACCCCGGCCTAGATATGATCAAATGATTTCATTTGGTTGGAGATGGTGCTTTCCTGTTACTCTATTAAATTTATTAGGAACTTCTATTTGGTTGATATGTTAA
- the nuoI gene encoding NADH-quinone oxidoreductase subunit NuoI, with protein sequence MVMKKSIKNIFSQFRSIWVVLKNIFSKRETKLYPEEKIKLSFRYRGKIVLTKTEQGEERCVACNLCATVCPVDCISLQKKVNKKNKRWYAKFFRINFSRCIFCGLCEEACPTAAIQLTPNFELSEFKRKNLIYEKKDLLISTSGKYPDYDFYNYTGVSIKGKFKGELKNESKPIKSTTLLP encoded by the coding sequence TTGGTTATGAAAAAAAGTATAAAAAATATTTTTAGTCAATTTCGAAGTATTTGGGTGGTTTTAAAAAATATTTTTTCTAAAAGAGAAACAAAATTATATCCTGAAGAAAAGATTAAATTATCTTTTCGTTATCGAGGCAAAATTGTTCTTACAAAGACAGAACAAGGCGAAGAAAGATGTGTAGCATGTAATTTATGTGCTACTGTTTGTCCAGTAGATTGTATTTCTTTACAAAAAAAAGTTAATAAAAAAAATAAACGTTGGTATGCGAAGTTTTTTAGGATTAATTTTTCTCGATGTATTTTTTGTGGATTATGTGAAGAAGCATGTCCAACTGCAGCTATACAATTAACGCCTAATTTTGAATTAAGTGAATTTAAACGTAAGAATTTAATTTATGAGAAAAAAGATTTATTAATCTCAACTTCAGGAAAATATCCAGATTATGATTTTTATAATTATACTGGTGTATCTATTAAAGGTAAATTTAAAGGAGAATTAAAAAACGAATCTAAACCGATTAAATCAACTACTTTACTTCCTTAA
- a CDS encoding NADH-quinone oxidoreductase subunit J, which translates to MQLIIFYFCGSLSILATLLLIFQKNAMYALFYLIISIISISGVFFSLGAYFAAALEIIIYAGAIMVLFIFVIMMLNHKSVCDIREKINIMELIISVFLFYLFVQILFKMNSIFFEKKIYFEIISTEITGIKLFSLYGILVELISILLLTVLLIIFHFGKKNFALRK; encoded by the coding sequence ATGCAATTAATAATTTTCTATTTTTGTGGAAGCTTATCTATTTTAGCTACTTTATTATTAATTTTTCAAAAAAATGCAATGTATGCATTATTTTATTTAATTATTTCTATAATATCCATTTCAGGAGTATTTTTTTCTTTAGGTGCTTATTTTGCTGCGGCATTAGAAATCATTATTTACGCAGGTGCAATAATGGTTTTATTTATTTTTGTTATTATGATGTTAAATCATAAAAGTGTTTGTGATATACGAGAAAAAATAAATATAATGGAATTAATTATTTCAGTCTTTTTGTTTTATTTATTTGTTCAAATACTATTTAAGATGAATAGCATATTTTTTGAAAAAAAAATATATTTTGAAATAATTAGTACAGAAATTACAGGAATTAAATTATTTAGTTTATATGGCATTTTGGTTGAATTAATTTCAATATTATTATTAACAGTTTTACTTATTATTTTTCATTTTGGGAAAAAAAATTTTGCGTTAAGAAAATAA
- the nuoK gene encoding NADH-quinone oxidoreductase subunit NuoK translates to MIPVTHGLMLSFLLFFLGIYSLIIRRNFLFMLISLEIIINAIAIAFVVSSSYWHQVDGQIMYIFLITIAASEVSIGLVLLLHLYKYSKDLNTDKLSETNQ, encoded by the coding sequence ATGATTCCTGTTACACATGGTTTAATGCTTTCTTTTCTTTTATTTTTTTTAGGAATTTATTCTCTTATTATTAGAAGAAACTTTTTATTTATGTTAATTTCATTAGAGATAATCATAAATGCTATCGCAATTGCTTTTGTTGTTTCGAGTAGTTATTGGCATCAAGTAGATGGTCAAATTATGTATATTTTTTTAATTACGATAGCTGCTTCAGAAGTAAGTATTGGTTTAGTTTTATTATTACATTTATATAAATATTCCAAAGATTTAAATACCGATAAATTAAGTGAGACAAATCAATGA
- a CDS encoding NADH-quinone oxidoreductase subunit L: MSISIICSVFWMPLVAFLLLTFFLKKKSNIFPSLVGTTSIFYSFIVTILISINFLIDSKITVIKHLWTVISLKKFIVNFNLILDSLSLVMLIMVLGISLLIHFFSVWYMSFEKNNSRFFSYTNLFVFSMSILVLSGNLIFTYIGWELVGICSYFLIGYYFSSVKNIQSAMKSFIITRLGDIFLLLAIMMSYYQFKTFDFEKINYLLEHNFYSKNSLELIALFFLLGSIGKSAQIPLHIWLPKAMKGPAPVSALIHAATMVTAGIYLILRMHNLFFLAPNILYLSGVIGSLTLLLGSFLAIYQTDIKKILAYSTISQLGYMFLAISVHAWNAVIIHLITHSIFKALLFLSAGSVTRASKNKQNIFEIPGFRKSLPVTYWSFIIGGLSLFSFPIITSGFYSKELILSYLFYNGSLVFFLFSIVGCLLTSIYVSRLIFIVFYNKKNVIQKFSFSIYKIIPLIILMMLSTFLGHFLLIPLYQIFPESNYLGKNEFWLEIFSIIFIFLGLYISYYKFYLNKFFFPFFQRSFCFLNFFNLIAKFFTFNFIYNFFIVRVYLIIVKLLIKDPLKIWANYSTILVVLMNKLLFLNSKKYLRRYISSIIVGLLIMFLFSTI, translated from the coding sequence ATGAGCATAAGTATTATATGTTCTGTATTTTGGATGCCGTTAGTAGCATTTTTATTATTGACATTTTTTCTAAAAAAAAAATCAAATATTTTTCCTTCATTAGTAGGTACTACATCCATTTTTTACTCATTTATAGTTACTATATTAATAAGTATTAATTTTTTAATTGATTCTAAAATAACAGTTATCAAACATTTATGGACTGTCATTTCTTTAAAAAAATTTATTGTTAATTTTAATTTAATATTAGATAGCTTATCATTAGTAATGTTAATTATGGTTTTGGGAATAAGTTTACTGATACATTTTTTCAGCGTTTGGTACATGAGTTTTGAAAAAAATAATTCTAGATTTTTTTCTTATACTAATTTGTTTGTTTTTAGTATGAGTATATTAGTTTTATCAGGAAACTTAATTTTCACATACATAGGATGGGAATTAGTAGGAATTTGTTCTTATTTTCTTATAGGATATTATTTTAGTAGTGTTAAAAATATTCAATCAGCTATGAAATCATTCATAATAACTCGATTAGGAGATATTTTTTTATTATTAGCTATAATGATGTCTTATTATCAGTTTAAAACATTTGATTTTGAAAAAATTAATTATTTATTGGAACATAATTTTTATTCTAAGAATTCATTAGAATTAATTGCATTGTTTTTTCTGTTAGGATCAATTGGAAAATCAGCTCAAATACCTCTTCATATTTGGTTACCTAAAGCAATGAAAGGTCCTGCTCCAGTTTCAGCTTTAATACATGCAGCTACTATGGTAACAGCCGGAATATATTTAATTCTAAGAATGCATAATTTGTTCTTTTTAGCCCCTAATATATTATATTTATCAGGAGTTATAGGTTCATTAACCTTATTGTTAGGAAGTTTTTTAGCCATATATCAAACAGATATAAAAAAAATCTTAGCTTATTCAACAATAAGTCAGTTGGGATATATGTTTTTGGCAATTAGTGTTCATGCATGGAATGCTGTAATTATTCATTTGATTACCCACTCTATTTTTAAAGCATTATTATTTCTTTCCGCTGGATCAGTAACTAGGGCTTCGAAGAATAAACAAAATATATTTGAAATTCCTGGATTTCGAAAAAGTTTACCGGTTACTTATTGGAGTTTTATAATAGGGGGATTATCTTTATTTTCTTTTCCTATTATTACATCTGGATTTTACAGCAAAGAATTAATTCTTTCATATTTGTTTTATAATGGATCACTTGTATTTTTTTTATTTAGTATAGTAGGATGTTTATTAACATCGATTTATGTTAGTAGATTAATTTTTATAGTTTTTTATAATAAGAAAAATGTGATTCAAAAATTTTCTTTTAGTATATATAAAATTATACCTTTAATAATATTAATGATGTTATCAACATTTTTGGGTCATTTTTTATTAATTCCCTTGTATCAAATATTTCCAGAAAGCAATTATTTGGGAAAAAATGAATTTTGGTTAGAAATTTTCAGTATTATATTTATATTCTTAGGATTATACATTTCATATTATAAATTTTATTTAAATAAATTTTTTTTTCCTTTTTTTCAAAGAAGTTTTTGTTTTTTAAATTTTTTTAATTTGATAGCAAAATTTTTTACTTTTAATTTTATATATAATTTTTTTATAGTACGAGTTTATTTGATTATTGTTAAATTATTAATTAAGGATCCTTTAAAAATATGGGCTAATTATTCTACAATACTAGTTGTACTTATGAATAAACTTTTATTTTTAAATTCAAAAAAATATTTACGACGGTATATATCTTCAATTATTGTAGGATTATTAATCATGTTTTTGTTTTCAACAATATGA
- a CDS encoding complex I subunit 4 family protein — MLLLLLIIIPFLGGFISWKSEQYNIKYPRWIALITMSIVFSLLMYFYFYKFINFVHRTSDHRWIIEFSYPWIPKFGISFHLAMDGLSLLMIFLSSILGIISVLCSWNFYQHYKGLFYLSLLHIFSATMGIFLSVDLFLFFCFWEIILIPIYLLIIFPSVKNNAKRRRISSANSFFMYSQFSSFIMLVVIINLSTLYYIKYNFWTFDYELLINLFNENKNFSILEHVLMIGMLIGFAVKIPIVPFHGWFPNVHRYLPVVGSIDIIGFLSKTGIYGILKFVIPLFPNSSHNLANFFVFLGLLNIFYGALLAFSQSDLKKVIAYGSISHTGLIFSSIYAYNQISYEGAIIYLVSCSFSTSALFIITSLLKKYFHTKNIYKISGLLENFSWLPGFFLFFCFSSIGLPGTGSFIGELMILMGIFEKNPTLSGIFFLGLMCSVVYTLRFMQNICYGNYKNVSECTTISSIDILTLFIISFFLFFIGLNSKFIINILCLTKPII, encoded by the coding sequence ATGTTACTTCTTTTATTAATTATAATTCCCTTTTTAGGAGGGTTTATAAGTTGGAAATCAGAACAATACAATATAAAATATCCTCGATGGATTGCTTTAATAACAATGAGTATTGTTTTTTCATTATTAATGTATTTTTATTTTTATAAATTTATTAATTTTGTTCATAGAACATCAGATCATCGATGGATTATTGAATTTTCATATCCTTGGATTCCTAAATTTGGCATAAGTTTTCACTTAGCTATGGATGGATTATCATTATTAATGATTTTCTTAAGTTCAATTTTAGGAATTATATCAGTATTGTGTTCTTGGAATTTTTATCAGCATTATAAAGGATTATTTTATCTTTCATTATTGCATATTTTTTCCGCAACAATGGGTATTTTTTTATCTGTTGATTTATTCTTATTTTTTTGTTTTTGGGAAATTATATTAATTCCAATTTATTTGTTAATTATATTTCCTAGTGTAAAAAATAATGCAAAAAGAAGACGAATTTCTTCTGCTAATTCTTTTTTTATGTATTCTCAATTTTCTAGTTTTATAATGTTAGTAGTTATAATTAATTTATCAACTTTGTATTATATTAAATATAATTTTTGGACTTTTGATTATGAGTTATTAATAAATCTTTTTAATGAGAATAAAAATTTTTCTATTTTAGAACATGTCTTAATGATAGGAATGTTGATTGGGTTTGCTGTAAAAATTCCAATAGTACCCTTTCATGGTTGGTTTCCAAATGTTCATCGATATCTACCTGTAGTAGGATCTATTGATATAATTGGATTTTTATCGAAAACTGGAATTTATGGAATTTTAAAATTTGTAATTCCATTGTTTCCTAATTCATCACATAATTTGGCTAATTTTTTTGTTTTTTTAGGATTGTTAAATATTTTTTATGGAGCATTACTTGCATTTTCTCAAAGCGATTTAAAAAAAGTAATTGCTTACGGATCAATTTCTCACACAGGATTAATTTTTTCATCAATTTATGCTTATAATCAAATTTCATATGAAGGAGCAATTATATATTTAGTTTCTTGTTCTTTTTCTACTTCAGCATTATTTATTATAACAAGTTTATTAAAAAAATATTTTCATACCAAAAATATATATAAAATAAGTGGTTTATTAGAAAATTTTAGTTGGTTGCCGGGATTCTTTTTGTTTTTTTGTTTTTCTAGTATAGGTTTACCAGGAACTGGATCTTTTATTGGAGAATTAATGATTCTGATGGGAATTTTTGAAAAAAATCCAACATTATCAGGTATTTTTTTTCTTGGTTTGATGTGTTCCGTAGTATATACGCTAAGATTTATGCAAAATATTTGTTATGGAAATTACAAAAATGTTTCAGAATGTACAACCATTTCTTCAATTGATATTTTAACGTTGTTTATTATTTCATTTTTTTTATTTTTTATTGGATTAAATTCAAAATTTATTATTAATATTTTATGTTTAACAAAACCAATTATTTAA
- a CDS encoding NADH-quinone oxidoreductase subunit N, with protein sequence MIVFKQLFSLLPALILMLVGFISFLFMSFKKNLNLIKNLNILGFILSLLSLFLVYRSVPIKIGEILFINFFSIVYLGVLLLIGLCSCILFLTNKKRYIQNPENFFLLINLAIIGAMFAIISNNMIIMFIGIELMSLPMLALSGYFVNEKKSVESSLKYLILSTISSCFLLFGISLIYCISGNFNFFHFNELSIFSSYDVDRIVLFAWCFILTGFGIKIAIFPFHSWISNIYEGISFSSLLFFSTIIKIVSFIILINFFIFFPKNNLHNLFFLIQILSFFSILLGNILALFEKNIRKLLAYSSIAYFGSLLISVVTLFDNKFALESFGINIVNYVLSSVIFIGILNYISTIDNNHYHNGFEFYKGLFWRNPILSILMTISIFSFAGIPFTIGFFGKFFLFLLIIEQKFYFLGISFLLGSVLSMYYYLRIVVNMFINEPMINKKNLLIKKKISNNWIFTFFGFLMIILSMSILFFGINLNFLINLFSI encoded by the coding sequence ATGATAGTTTTTAAACAATTATTTAGTTTATTACCAGCATTAATATTAATGCTAGTTGGTTTTATTTCTTTTCTTTTTATGTCATTCAAAAAAAATTTAAATTTAATTAAAAATTTGAATATATTAGGCTTTATATTATCTTTATTATCTTTATTTTTAGTATATAGAAGTGTTCCTATAAAAATAGGAGAAATATTATTCATTAATTTTTTTTCTATCGTATATTTAGGTGTCTTGTTATTGATAGGGTTATGTTCTTGCATATTGTTTTTAACAAATAAAAAAAGATATATTCAAAATCCAGAAAATTTTTTTTTATTAATAAATTTAGCTATAATAGGAGCAATGTTTGCAATTATTTCTAACAATATGATCATTATGTTTATAGGAATTGAACTAATGTCTTTACCTATGTTAGCTTTGTCTGGTTATTTTGTAAATGAAAAAAAATCAGTTGAAAGTTCTTTAAAATATTTAATTTTATCTACTATTTCTTCTTGTTTTTTATTGTTTGGAATATCTTTAATTTATTGCATTTCAGGAAATTTTAATTTTTTTCATTTTAATGAGTTATCTATTTTTAGTTCGTATGATGTAGATAGAATTGTATTATTTGCTTGGTGTTTTATATTAACTGGATTTGGTATTAAAATTGCTATTTTTCCATTTCATTCATGGATTTCTAATATTTATGAAGGTATTTCTTTTTCTTCATTATTATTTTTTTCTACAATAATTAAAATTGTTTCATTTATCATTTTAATAAATTTTTTCATATTTTTTCCTAAAAACAATTTACATAATTTGTTTTTTTTAATTCAGATACTTTCATTTTTTTCGATTTTACTGGGAAATATATTGGCATTATTTGAAAAAAATATTAGAAAATTATTAGCTTATTCTTCAATAGCATATTTCGGATCTTTATTAATTTCTGTTGTTACGTTATTTGATAATAAATTTGCTTTAGAATCGTTTGGAATTAACATAGTTAATTATGTGCTTTCTAGTGTGATTTTTATTGGGATTTTGAATTATATTTCAACAATTGATAATAATCATTATCATAATGGTTTTGAATTTTATAAAGGATTATTTTGGAGAAATCCTATTCTTTCTATATTAATGACAATATCAATATTTTCTTTTGCAGGCATTCCTTTTACAATAGGATTTTTTGGTAAGTTTTTTTTATTTTTATTAATAATAGAACAAAAATTTTATTTTTTAGGAATCAGTTTTCTTTTGGGAAGTGTATTAAGCATGTATTATTATTTGAGAATTGTAGTAAACATGTTTATTAATGAACCAATGATTAATAAAAAGAATCTTTTGATTAAAAAGAAAATTTCTAATAATTGGATATTTACTTTTTTTGGTTTTTTAATGATAATATTATCTATGTCAATTTTATTTTTCGGAATTAATTTAAATTTTTTAATTAATTTATTTTCGATATAA
- the folC gene encoding bifunctional tetrahydrofolate synthase/dihydrofolate synthase: MHKKKLSFLEWINYIKFFKRKNDFCLKNVINIAKKLDLLHFFSFIFVVGGTNGKGSVCYILEKILLYSRYKVGLYTSPHLISYLERIRINGFHLDKDWHVLAFKKIEEARQSLKISYFDFITLSALFLFKYFKVNVIILEVGLGGKLDATSIVANDISIITNIDFDHKEILGKTRFKIAHEKAGIFKKNKIAIIGEEKRIPKSIYSTAKKLNTSLIRVNFEWFYEKKENTWNFISKKWKFYGLPYSNIPLINISVAFAALSKSNLFVDTNFLKKKLFPINIPGRFSIVQENPRIILDVAHNSHASFYLSKEIKKISKKYLKIYAVIGILEKKDFDGIVSNFFGIINKWNFILLNQNEKKFIDRVKKNLFFKDYKFFFNVQNAWNDIFLSVSKKDLILVFGSFITVSKVMNILKININK, from the coding sequence ATGCATAAAAAAAAATTATCTTTTTTAGAATGGATTAATTATATAAAATTTTTTAAAAGAAAAAATGATTTTTGTTTAAAAAATGTAATAAATATAGCTAAAAAATTAGATTTATTACATTTTTTTTCATTTATCTTTGTAGTTGGAGGAACAAATGGAAAAGGAAGCGTTTGTTATATTTTAGAAAAAATTTTATTGTACTCTAGGTATAAAGTTGGTTTATATACTTCACCTCATTTAATAAGTTATTTAGAAAGGATTCGAATCAATGGTTTTCATTTAGATAAAGATTGGCATGTTTTAGCTTTTAAAAAAATAGAAGAAGCTAGACAGTCTCTTAAAATTAGTTATTTTGATTTTATAACCTTATCCGCTTTATTTTTATTTAAATATTTTAAGGTAAATGTTATCATTCTTGAAGTAGGTCTAGGGGGTAAATTAGATGCAACTAGTATTGTTGCTAATGATATTAGTATCATTACTAATATTGATTTTGACCATAAAGAAATTTTGGGGAAAACTCGTTTTAAAATTGCTCATGAAAAAGCGGGAATATTCAAAAAAAATAAAATTGCTATTATAGGAGAAGAAAAAAGAATTCCAAAAAGCATATACTCAACTGCAAAAAAGTTAAATACTTCATTAATTAGAGTTAATTTTGAATGGTTTTATGAAAAAAAAGAAAATACATGGAATTTCATAAGTAAAAAATGGAAATTTTATGGTCTTCCTTATTCAAATATCCCCTTAATAAATATTTCAGTAGCTTTTGCTGCATTATCTAAATCAAATTTGTTTGTTGATACTAATTTTTTAAAAAAAAAATTATTTCCAATTAATATCCCAGGTCGTTTTTCGATAGTTCAAGAGAATCCTCGTATAATTTTAGATGTAGCTCATAATTCACATGCTTCATTTTATTTATCTAAAGAAATAAAAAAAATTTCTAAAAAATATTTAAAAATTTATGCTGTAATTGGAATTTTAGAAAAAAAAGATTTTGATGGAATTGTCTCAAATTTTTTTGGAATAATTAACAAATGGAATTTTATTTTATTAAATCAAAATGAGAAAAAGTTTATTGATCGTGTAAAAAAAAATTTATTTTTTAAAGATTACAAATTTTTTTTTAATGTTCAGAATGCTTGGAATGATATTTTTTTATCTGTTTCTAAAAAAGATTTAATATTAGTTTTTGGATCATTCATAACAGTTTCAAAGGTTATGAACATATTAAAAATAAATATTAATAAGTAA
- a CDS encoding ribose-phosphate pyrophosphokinase, whose protein sequence is MNDIKLFSGNSIPKLAKCIAERLFLHLSNATVERFSDGEISVQINENVRGGDIFIIQSTCFPTNDNLMELVVIVDALRRASAGRITAVIPYFGYARQDRRVRSARVPITAKIVADFLSIVGVDRVLTVDLHAEQIQGFFDIPVDNVFGSLILLEDMLKKKFKNPIVVSPDIGGVIRARAIAKLLHDTDMAIIDKRRPNTNVSQVMHIIGDVESRDCVLVDDIIDTAGTLCKAAEALKERGARKVFAYATHPIFSGNAEENLKNSVIDEVIICDTIPLSKSIKSLSNIRTLTLSGMLAEAIRRISNEESISAMFEH, encoded by the coding sequence ATGAATGATATAAAATTATTTTCTGGAAATTCCATACCAAAATTAGCTAAATGTATTGCTGAAAGATTATTTCTGCATTTAAGTAATGCTACTGTAGAAAGGTTTAGCGACGGTGAAATAAGTGTCCAAATAAATGAAAATGTTAGAGGAGGAGACATTTTTATAATTCAATCAACTTGTTTTCCTACTAACGATAATTTAATGGAATTGGTTGTTATAGTAGACGCTTTGAGACGCGCTTCAGCAGGAAGAATAACTGCTGTAATTCCTTACTTTGGATATGCTAGACAAGATAGAAGAGTTCGGTCTGCACGTGTTCCTATTACTGCAAAAATAGTAGCAGACTTTTTATCTATTGTTGGTGTAGATCGTGTATTAACAGTAGATCTTCATGCTGAACAAATACAAGGATTTTTTGACATTCCTGTAGATAACGTTTTTGGTAGTTTAATTTTACTTGAAGACATGCTTAAAAAAAAATTTAAAAACCCAATTGTTGTTTCTCCAGACATAGGTGGAGTTATTAGAGCAAGAGCAATTGCAAAACTATTACATGATACGGATATGGCTATTATAGACAAAAGAAGACCTAATACTAATGTTTCTCAAGTAATGCATATTATAGGAGATGTTGAAAGTAGGGATTGCGTATTAGTTGATGACATTATCGATACTGCTGGTACATTATGTAAAGCAGCTGAAGCATTAAAAGAAAGAGGTGCTAGAAAAGTTTTTGCATATGCCACTCATCCTATTTTTTCAGGAAATGCCGAAGAAAATTTGAAAAATTCTGTTATTGATGAAGTAATTATTTGCGATACTATTCCATTATCTAAATCTATTAAATCTTTATCGAATATACGTACATTAACTTTATCAGGAATGTTAGCTGAAGCCATTCGAAGAATAAGCAATGAGGAATCTATTTCCGCAATGTTCGAACATTAA
- the prfA gene encoding peptide chain release factor 1: protein MNILIISKLEKLYFRYKEIELILSNVNKSLNKEEFQNVSKEYLKISKIVKYFIDWKKCKKQIKAAKKLLKDIEIKEMAEEEIVILRNHKNLIEKKIRILLLPKDPYNKKSCFVEIRAATGGDEAAIFAGNLFRMYYKYSEMNHWDFNVINATESEKGGFKEVIIKITGKEACKKLKFESGGHRVQRVPETESQGRIHTSTCTVAIMPVVPVSKEFKINSSDLKIDTFRSSGAGGQHVNTTDSAIRITHIPTGHVVECQDERSQHKNKAKALSILSARIHAAELAKNNAKSASIRRNLLGSGERSDRKRTYNFPQNRVTEHGINLTVYRLNEILDGKLDILINPILEKHQERVLSSLSRKKNEY from the coding sequence ATGAACATTCTTATTATTTCTAAATTAGAAAAGTTATATTTTAGGTACAAAGAAATAGAATTAATTTTATCGAATGTAAATAAAAGTTTAAATAAGGAAGAATTTCAAAATGTATCAAAAGAATATTTAAAAATTTCTAAAATAGTTAAATACTTTATAGATTGGAAAAAATGTAAAAAACAAATTAAAGCAGCAAAGAAATTATTAAAAGATATAGAAATTAAAGAAATGGCAGAAGAAGAAATAGTAATATTGAGAAATCATAAAAATTTAATAGAAAAAAAAATACGAATTTTATTATTACCTAAGGACCCTTATAATAAAAAAAGTTGTTTTGTTGAAATTAGAGCTGCTACTGGGGGTGATGAAGCAGCAATATTTGCAGGAAATTTATTTAGAATGTATTATAAATATTCGGAAATGAATCATTGGGATTTTAATGTTATTAATGCAACTGAAAGTGAAAAGGGAGGATTTAAAGAAGTTATTATAAAAATAACAGGAAAAGAGGCGTGTAAAAAATTAAAATTTGAATCTGGAGGACATAGAGTTCAAAGAGTTCCAGAAACTGAATCGCAAGGAAGAATACATACTTCTACGTGTACTGTAGCTATAATGCCAGTTGTACCAGTATCAAAAGAATTTAAAATTAACTCTTCAGATTTAAAAATCGATACTTTTCGGTCTTCTGGAGCAGGAGGACAACATGTAAATACAACCGATTCAGCTATACGAATAACTCATATTCCTACCGGACATGTCGTAGAATGTCAAGATGAACGATCCCAACATAAAAATAAAGCAAAGGCATTATCAATATTGTCTGCTCGAATTCATGCTGCTGAATTGGCAAAAAATAATGCTAAAAGTGCTTCCATAAGAAGAAATTTATTAGGAAGCGGAGAAAGATCTGATAGAAAAAGAACATACAACTTTCCTCAAAATAGAGTAACAGAACATGGAATTAATTTAACGGTATATCGTTTAAATGAAATATTAGATGGAAAATTAGATATTTTGATCAATCCTATTTTAGAAAAACACCAAGAAAGAGTTCTTTCCTCTTTGTCGAGAAAAAAAAATGAATATTAA